In the genome of Pieris napi chromosome 16, ilPieNapi1.2, whole genome shotgun sequence, one region contains:
- the LOC125057053 gene encoding protein yellow-like isoform X1, whose protein sequence is MSRRNQNRMCGQLLSQYDSHLLDIYKAEMGYGVERFFLLAYCLACCWPGLGAKTGLRIVRQWAELDFVFPSEAVQQIAMERQYYIKGNSVPLDVDVQHKKGPEKSRIFVTIPRFDMGRPITFGTVEDDSRIRAYPDYSWHDNQGFNCDGMTSVFRVAIDKCQRLWVMDSGKIGDAQVCQPQLLAFNLHNDQLIYRHRVNASSYIASSLFITPVVDIKGRGPNDCSDTFVYVADVSGFGILVVDVDRDRSWRVSHRHFFPYPSHGSFSIDGETFDLMDGVFGFALSPRLADGYRFLYFHALASVKENVVRTSVLQNDSFIHDSNADPNSVSVFEEERPNQSAAEAMNKDGILFFGLMEPPGIWCWNSATEYSTSNFHQIAINRETLQFASGVKIVTNIKGEEELWVLTSSFQRVMTGTLNSDRVNFRIHAEKIPNLLQNSPCVMTPKDRAVGHHANLITPDKPRHFYKYGAVAFL, encoded by the exons ATGTCTCGGAGAAACCAAAACAGGATGTGCGGTCAGCTTTTGAGTCAATAtg ATTCCCACCTTCTAGACATTTATAAGGCTGAAATGGGTTACGGCGTAGAGCGTTTCTTCCTCCTGGCTTACTGCTTGGCCTGTTGCTGGCCAGGTCTTGGTGCCAAGACAGGACTAAGGATAGTTAGACAATGGGCGGAATTGGACTTTGTATTTCCCAGTGAAGCTGTGCAGCAGATTGCTATGGAAAGacagtattatataaaaggaaACTCCGTTCCATTAGACGTAGATGTTCAGCATAAGAAag GTCCAGAAAAGTCCAGAATATTCGTAACCATACCTCGTTTCGATATGGGACGTCCAATAACGTTCGGTACTGTGGAGGATGATAGCCGCATTCGTGCCTATCCCGACTACTCTTGGCACGACAATCAGGGCTTCAATTGTGATGGAATGACTTCTGTTTTTCGAGTCGCT ATAGACAAATGCCAGCGACTGTGGGTAATGGATTCAGGGAAGATAGGGGATGCGCAGGTTTGTCAACCTCAACTCCTTGCATTCAACCTTCATAATGACCAGCTGATATACCGTCACCGTGTAAATGCGTCAAGCTATATTGCCTCATCACTATTCATAACACCT GTAGTGGACATAAAGGGGCGCGGTCCAAATGACTGTTCTGACACATTTGTGTACGTGGCCGACGTGTCTGGCTTCGGAATTCTGGTCGTTGATGTTGACAGAGACCGATCGTGGAGAGTCTCACATCGTCACTTTTTCCCTTATCCATCGCACGGATCGTTCAGTATTGACg GTGAGACCTTTGACTTGATGGACGGGGTATTTGGCTTCGCGTTATCCCCTCGTCTAGCAGATGGATATCGATTCCTCTACTTCCACGCGCTTGCGTCGGTAAAAGAAAATGTCGTGCGGACCAGTGTGCTTCAGAACGATTCTTTCATCCATGATTCAAATGCTGACCCAAACTCTGTTAGC GTATTTGAAGAAGAAAGACCAAATCAATCAGCAGCTGAAGCCATGAATAAGGATGGCATTTTGTTCTTCGGTTTAATGGAACCTCCGGGCATATGGTGCTGGAATTCAGCTACAGAATACTCAACGAGTAATTTCCATCAAATCGCCATCAATAGAGAGACACTACAGTTTGCAAGTGGTGTTAAAATCGTAACTAACATCAAAGGCGAAGAAGAGCTTTGGGTCTTAACCTCAAGCTTCCAAAGAGTCATGACCGGAACTTTAAATTCCGATAGAGTTAACTTCAGAATACATGCTGAGAAGATCCCAAATTTATTACAGAACTCGCCATGCGTGATGACCCCAAAGGACCGCGCGGTGGGTCATCATGCCAATCTGATCACACCAGACAAACCGAGACATTTTTACAAGTATGGGGCTGTAGCATTTCTTTAG
- the LOC125057053 gene encoding protein yellow-like isoform X2, protein MGYGVERFFLLAYCLACCWPGLGAKTGLRIVRQWAELDFVFPSEAVQQIAMERQYYIKGNSVPLDVDVQHKKGPEKSRIFVTIPRFDMGRPITFGTVEDDSRIRAYPDYSWHDNQGFNCDGMTSVFRVAIDKCQRLWVMDSGKIGDAQVCQPQLLAFNLHNDQLIYRHRVNASSYIASSLFITPVVDIKGRGPNDCSDTFVYVADVSGFGILVVDVDRDRSWRVSHRHFFPYPSHGSFSIDGETFDLMDGVFGFALSPRLADGYRFLYFHALASVKENVVRTSVLQNDSFIHDSNADPNSVSVFEEERPNQSAAEAMNKDGILFFGLMEPPGIWCWNSATEYSTSNFHQIAINRETLQFASGVKIVTNIKGEEELWVLTSSFQRVMTGTLNSDRVNFRIHAEKIPNLLQNSPCVMTPKDRAVGHHANLITPDKPRHFYKYGAVAFL, encoded by the exons ATGGGTTACGGCGTAGAGCGTTTCTTCCTCCTGGCTTACTGCTTGGCCTGTTGCTGGCCAGGTCTTGGTGCCAAGACAGGACTAAGGATAGTTAGACAATGGGCGGAATTGGACTTTGTATTTCCCAGTGAAGCTGTGCAGCAGATTGCTATGGAAAGacagtattatataaaaggaaACTCCGTTCCATTAGACGTAGATGTTCAGCATAAGAAag GTCCAGAAAAGTCCAGAATATTCGTAACCATACCTCGTTTCGATATGGGACGTCCAATAACGTTCGGTACTGTGGAGGATGATAGCCGCATTCGTGCCTATCCCGACTACTCTTGGCACGACAATCAGGGCTTCAATTGTGATGGAATGACTTCTGTTTTTCGAGTCGCT ATAGACAAATGCCAGCGACTGTGGGTAATGGATTCAGGGAAGATAGGGGATGCGCAGGTTTGTCAACCTCAACTCCTTGCATTCAACCTTCATAATGACCAGCTGATATACCGTCACCGTGTAAATGCGTCAAGCTATATTGCCTCATCACTATTCATAACACCT GTAGTGGACATAAAGGGGCGCGGTCCAAATGACTGTTCTGACACATTTGTGTACGTGGCCGACGTGTCTGGCTTCGGAATTCTGGTCGTTGATGTTGACAGAGACCGATCGTGGAGAGTCTCACATCGTCACTTTTTCCCTTATCCATCGCACGGATCGTTCAGTATTGACg GTGAGACCTTTGACTTGATGGACGGGGTATTTGGCTTCGCGTTATCCCCTCGTCTAGCAGATGGATATCGATTCCTCTACTTCCACGCGCTTGCGTCGGTAAAAGAAAATGTCGTGCGGACCAGTGTGCTTCAGAACGATTCTTTCATCCATGATTCAAATGCTGACCCAAACTCTGTTAGC GTATTTGAAGAAGAAAGACCAAATCAATCAGCAGCTGAAGCCATGAATAAGGATGGCATTTTGTTCTTCGGTTTAATGGAACCTCCGGGCATATGGTGCTGGAATTCAGCTACAGAATACTCAACGAGTAATTTCCATCAAATCGCCATCAATAGAGAGACACTACAGTTTGCAAGTGGTGTTAAAATCGTAACTAACATCAAAGGCGAAGAAGAGCTTTGGGTCTTAACCTCAAGCTTCCAAAGAGTCATGACCGGAACTTTAAATTCCGATAGAGTTAACTTCAGAATACATGCTGAGAAGATCCCAAATTTATTACAGAACTCGCCATGCGTGATGACCCCAAAGGACCGCGCGGTGGGTCATCATGCCAATCTGATCACACCAGACAAACCGAGACATTTTTACAAGTATGGGGCTGTAGCATTTCTTTAG
- the LOC125057055 gene encoding ATP synthase subunit O, mitochondrial-like — MQYSSFRLPLFRNMCKVAKSTPPPIAIFGIEGRYVSALYSAALQMKQIEQVEKHLQALQKELVKPTIIDFIESSMISAGDKAKLMKDVGEKAGMPPAAINFLFVVAENGRLKLLRRMITLFSTVMVAHRNEALCEVITAKPLDDSTRKTLMEALKKFVKGKNITLTEKVDSSIIGGLIVGIEDKHIDMSISRKVQMYTDLIKQSV; from the exons ATGCAATACTCTTCATTTCGTTTACCGCTCTTTAGAAATATGTGTAAAGTGGCGAAGTCAACACCGCCTCCTATAGCAATTTTCG GTATTGAAGGACGCTATGTAAGTGCGCTATATAGTGCAGCATTACAAATGAAACAAATTGAGCAAGTAGAAAAACATTTGCAAGCCTTACAAAAAGAGCTGGTGAAGCCAACgataatagattttatagaaTCTAGTATGATATCTGCAGGTGACAAAGCGAAGTTAATGAAAGATGTTGGTGAAAAAGCAG GTATGCCGCCTGCAgctattaatttcttatttgtCGTCGCCGAGAACGGGCGTTTAAAATTGCTTAGACGAATGATAACTTTATTTTCTACGGTGATGGTGGCACATCGCAATGAAGCGCTATGTGAAGTGATTACTGCTAAGCCCCTTGATGACTCAACACGCAAAACTTTGATGGAAGCTTTGAAGAAATTTGTGAAGGGCAAGAATATTACACTGACGGAAAAAGTTGATTCTTCAATTATTGGCGGCTTGATAGTCGGTATAGAAGACAAACACATTGATATGAGCATCTCAAGGAAGGTGCAAATGTACACAGATCTTATAAAACAGTcagtttaa